The proteins below are encoded in one region of Dasypus novemcinctus isolate mDasNov1 chromosome 13, mDasNov1.1.hap2, whole genome shotgun sequence:
- the LOC139436207 gene encoding late cornified envelope protein 3C-like, with amino-acid sequence MSCQQNQQQCQPPPKCPLPKCPPKSPAHCLPPVSSGCGHSSEGGCCLSHHRRHRSHRCQRQSSEDCDGGSGQSGGSSCGHSSGGCC; translated from the coding sequence ATGTCCTGCCAGCAGAACCAGCAGCAGTGCCAGCCCCCTCCCAAGTGCCCCTTGCCCAAGTGCCCCCCAAAGAGCCCAGCACACTGTTTACCTCCAGTCTCTTCTGGCTGTGGCCACAGCTCCGAGGGCGGCTGCTGCCTGAGCCACCACAGGCGCCACAGATCCCACCGATGCCAGCGCCAGAGCTCTGAGGACTGTGATGGTGGCAGTGGACAGTCTGGGGGATCTTCCTGCGGCCACAGCTCTGGGGGTTGCTGCTGA
- the LOC139436206 gene encoding late cornified envelope protein 3C-like — protein MSCQQNQQQCQPPPKCPLPKCPPKSPAQCLPPVSSGCGHSSEGGCCLGHHRRRRSHRCRRQSSEDCDSGSGQSGGSSCGHHSGGC, from the coding sequence ATGTCCTGCCAGCAGAACCAGCAGCAGTGCCAGCCCCCTCCCAAGTGCCCCTTGCCCAAGTGCCCCCCAAAGAGCCCAGCACAGTGCTTGCCTCCAGTCTCTTCAGGCTGTGGCCACAGCTCTGAGGGTGGCTGCTGTCTAGGCCATCACAGACGCCGCAGATCCCACCGATGCCGGCGCCAGAGCTCTGAGGACTGTGACAGTGGCAGTGGACAGTCTGGGGGATCTAGCTGTGGCCACCACTCTGGGGGTTGCTGA
- the LOC101430890 gene encoding late cornified envelope protein 3C-like has product MSCQQNQQQCQPPPKCPLPKCPPKSPAQCLPPVSSGCGHNSEGGCCLSHHRRRRSHRCRRQSSEDCDSGSGQSGGSSCGHSSGGCC; this is encoded by the coding sequence ATGTCCTGCCAGCAGAACCAGCAGCAGTGCCAGCCCCCTCCCAAGTGCCCCTTGCCCAAGTGCCCCCCAAAGAGCCCAGCACAGTGTTTACCTCCAGTCTCTTCTGGCTGTGGCCACAACTCTGAGGGTGGCTGCTGCCTGAGCCACCACAGGCGCCGCAGATCCCACCGATGCCGGCGCCAGAGCTCTGAGGACTGTGACAGTGGCAGTGGACAGTCCGGGGGATCTTCCTGCGGCCACAGCTCTGGGGGCTGCTGCTGA
- the LOC101429563 gene encoding late cornified envelope protein 3C-like translates to MSCQQNQQQCQPPPKCPLPKCPPKSPAQCLPPVSSGCGHSSEGGCCLSHHRRRRSHRCRRQSSKDCDGGSGQSGGSSCDHSSGGCC, encoded by the coding sequence ATGTCCTGCCAGCAGAACCAGCAGCAGTGCCAGCCCCCTCCCAAGTGCCCCTTGCCCAAGTGCCCCCCAAAGAGTCCGGCACAGTGCTTGCCTCCAGTCTCTTCTGGCTGTGGCCACAGCTCTGAGGGCGGCTGCTGCCTGAGCCACCACAGGCGCCGCAGATCCCACCGATGCCGGCGCCAGAGCTCCAAGGACTGTGATGGTGGCAGTGGACAGTCTGGGGGATCTTCCTGCGACCACAGCTCTGGGGGCTGCTGCTGA